The Triticum aestivum cultivar Chinese Spring chromosome 5A, IWGSC CS RefSeq v2.1, whole genome shotgun sequence genomic sequence CCAAAAACATTTATGAATTATTAAACATTTtatttaaaatatctcatttttTAAATTTTCGAAACTTGTTTgaagtcccaaattatttaaaatataaaaaaatgaagacGGAGAacgaaaatgaaaaacaaaaaacaaaatttaaaaccAGGCCGCCTGGACATGGGCTGGCCCAAATAGGTGCGTTGCGTCTTCTCCCAGCGCATTGAGCGCAGTATAGAAGGTTCCTACAACATGGGCCGGTCGAGGCGGGATTCCCCTGTGTTAACTGTTTTTTTTATCATTTTTAAGTTTTTCTCAAAAATAAAATCACTTATAAGTGGCATCGGAGGGTAATATTTTGCAAATTTAAGGGCAATTTCGGTAACGTACCGGCAGAAGCAATagctcctttattattaggtatgGAGGTATGGATATGGATTATACAGATACAAAGTTGTAGAACCCAATCAGATGCACGACACACACGCCACACACACCACAACCCTCGCCCCGCTATGCGCCTAAACAGGCCTACAACCTATACACATGCAAATTTTCGAAACCAACCAGATCCGTGAACTACTAGTACGTCGTCCTTTCTGTGGCGTGTGAAATACCTGAAATAGGAAAAAAGTATACCCAAGTCAAACACTCATGTTGATCCTGGGGATAGTTTTTTTTACCGTGATCCTGGGGATAGTGTGATGAGCCTTTTATGTTTTGATTGATGGATCACGAGGTAGTTTTTCAGATCCACCAGATAACTCGGTACGTCAACGACGCAAGTACCTGATTTGAATTGATGGTTGTTTGGTGAGCAAGGTTTTTTGTAGCTCTAGTTTTTTTAAttgtgatgtgtgtgtgtgtgtgtgtccaccccccccccccccccggttacCGTCCGCTGCTTCCCCACGGAGGCAACGGGGTCCAAAGAATTAGGAGCGGTCTGATCGGAGGGCTCTATGAGGTGGAGGGAGAGGCGTCGAGTCTTTTTTGTCAGAGCCAAAGCCAAAGTGGGACGTGGTGGCCATGGCAAAGGAGGTGAGGTGTTGGACGAAACGAAAATCCTACACTTACGGTATGAGTGCTACAGGCTGGTTTCACGGGGAGATGTGTCCTCCTCTCCACCATGAATTCATCCCTCCTTGATTTTAGCTGGCCCCACCCCTTGATTTTCAAGGGGTCATGTCAGTCCGTAACTCCCTTTCTGTGAGAAATCGCCTGTAGatatacctggccaaacctcgggccgggccgggcctagccaagcccgagccAAAAAacctgggcccgagcccggcccgacccggccatcgggcctagtttttgggcccaagcccggcccgaacaTGCAAAAGCCCGCCGGGCCTCGGGCCTCGGGCCGGGCCCCTTCAGAAAACTGCAAAAATGACAgacccgggcccggcccggccaggccaccgggctcaaaatctaggcccgagcccggcccgggagcagcgtcgggccgggccgggcagCCCATGGCCAGGTCTACCTGTAGATGTAGCAAAGCTCTGGACGAAATGTGTGCGGGCCAGGCGGGGCACCTCCTATTGCTGCCATGTTAGAAGAGCTAGAGCAGCGGAGATCAAGGGGAAGCCAGAGGAAGACGCTAGCGGCCATGGCAGAGGAGCGGTAATAGAGGAGgtcgttagagattttcggtgaaTCGAGACCATCAGGAAAAGGGATTCCGGTGCTGGTGAGGGTCGCCGGAGCTGTGGGGACGGTGGACGGTTTCATTTTCTCAGTCATCGGGGCGGTGGACAGCAGGTGACGCATGTTCTGGTGACAGACGGGATGGACTAAATCTGAGGAGAAAAGTTGCGAATTGAGTAAAAGAAGATTACCCCCCACATATGTTAGTCCATCCCGTCTTTTTCTTCTCAGATTTAGTCTTAAATGTGACTTTGAGATGTTCTAAGCTTCTAAACCATGTTTGCTTGTTTCTCAAATGTGCGTTCGTGTGCATATGTATGTGTGTGTTTCCTTGCAGCAAGAGCATCAAGAGGCTATTCATTGACTTGGCATACAAAGCTTGTCTTGCTCCAAACGGGAAATATCCTTGTTCTATAGGTCTATCTTTGAAGGGGATCGACGTGCAGGCCGTTAGCGGTTCGTATGCCCTATCATCGTCGGCCAGCGCCAAGTGCATGAACCTCCTTGTTTACTCCTGATGGCGATCGGATGCCGCGTTGTCCTGTATGTTTTCTCTTCGTTTAGATGTAAGGTGTCATGTGAGGCTTCTTGGCAGGAGCTCGTGCTGGCTGAGCACACCAGTGCAACTCCAAGGTTATTAGGCATGATCCGCCGAGTCTTCTGATGTTGTAAGAAGACTTCTTTTGTGTTTCAGTGTTTGGGTGCGTGACGGTGTCCAAATGCATGTATACATGTGTGATTGCTTCCTAGGTAGGCATAGTTGGCGCATCCAAAGTTGAAGAGAAACAGGGAGAGTAACATATGCACTGTATGTATCATGGTTAATTTGATAATTGAAGAAATGGATCATGATTTGGCGATTTACTTTCCTGTCAATTCTCTTTTGGTAATTAGTACTGCTTCCTTTGACTTGTCTCTCACTGGATCCATCTTCACGAGCTCTATCTTTTTGGTTGGGTCAGGCGACGTTGGCTATCGAGTAGCAATTCCCTCTTGAAGGTGTTGTCATCAAGTGTTGTAGATGATGGGGCTCGGAACCTATCGGATTGTGCCAACATGCATTTTCCATGGCAGTAGATTTGTGGCATTGTAGGATGTTGAATGTAGTCATTAATGCCAGAGATGAAGCTTTTCATAGTAGTCATTGGGCAATCCCGGATTGTCTCTTCTCGTTAAGTTCATTGCTACTTCAAATCAATGAATGTAAATGGAGACGGTGGGTAATTGAGTGAATGCATGAAAGGTTCTAATTGTGTAGGTGCACAACAATCTCACCGGCAGAAAATCTCAGAGGCATCACTGACACACACGATCAGCAACAGGTGAGAAAATGTCAtcccaaatgaaaaaaaaaatccaaatagACGAGGGGATACAAGACACTTCCACTTCAACCAAGAACCCAGTCTATAGTAGTAGTGGTatatactccttccgtcccaaaataagtgactcaagtttgtactagctttgggacggagggagtaaaagttACGAGTTGGTGAAATCTAAACAATCTCATCGCGCCATCCAAGGACTCATGAATTTATTAAAAAGGTAAAAATGATGACACATGTGCTTAGACATGCAACCTGGTTCCCTGAAATCAGCAACCGGAAGACAACATAGCGCATGTCCATTCGGTTTCCGCTAATTGACTTTTAGCGAGTTCAAGCATGTTTTTTTTTCAGTTACGGGGAGTGAGTTCGATCTTGTTGCTTGGTAGATTCCTCCACATGCCCACGAAAAGCTTGACCAATAGATGGACATAAGCATCACCGTCTCGGTATATGATTTCACTAAGCCTGAGGTTCTTGCACTCGAAATGAACCAGGTGCTTAGAATATGACTGGTGGCGTTCCATCACCTCCTTTGTACGATGGAAGTCCGGGACCTATTGAACAACACAAAGCAATCAACATTACAGAAAATATTGAGTTATGGTAATAGTTCATGAGAAAAGTAGCAGTAGCACCTTGCAATGTCGCAAGGTGAGCTTCTCTAGGTTAGGCGAGTTGTGTAGGTATTGACGCAGCCCGAGGAAGTCGTCGCTAATAAGACACTCGTCCAGGAACAGGGTTCTCGGGTTCTCAAACTTAAATACTGGAAGATACCCATGAATCTCATAGAGCAACAGCTGAAACCCAGATAGACTGTCATTTTGTTTGTTCTGTAAAAGGCCTCTGATAAATGAGATGCAAACTGAATAAAAGGGGGTATGAAGAAGATATACCGTGACCGCAAAATGCAACAGGTGCAAGGTTGTCACATTAGAGAGCGCGCCGAGGATACCCAATTGGTGCCTCTCTTCCTCTTCATTCCGAATCCAGTAAAGATGAATCGACGCATCAACAAGGGACGGCATGTTATGTGGTTCATCCGGATCAACAATGTGATCGAGCTCCTTGCCAAGGCGGAGAGAAACAAGAGCAGGAGCCTCTATAATCAACGCAAAGATCTCACCATCATACGCCGTGTACTGCCCATCGACGACCAATTTCTTCAGCGAGGAGGAGACGATCTTGACATTGCAGCCGGTGGCCAAGAAGCTGCATTTTCCAGTTGCACATCTTCCCGAGCAGGCAAGATGGAGCTGACGTGGCTCGCGAGATCATCCAATTCCACTTGCAGGCGGGAAAGATGCAACGAACTGAGCCGGCAAGGCCATGCATCTCGACCTATGTCGCGGCGGAGCCAACGGTCCTCAACAGCATTATTGCCCCCGTGCAGCCGGAAGCCCTCCAGGAGCGTGAAGTCATGGCTGCGCAGAAGGTTGGTCGTGAAGTTGTTGAGTTTGTAGTAGCTATAAAACTCCGGCTCGTCGATGTCGATGTCGAGGCGCGGCACGGCACGCCAGAGGTGCCTCCACCTCATGGACAGCACGCACGTTCGCACCGTCTGCAGGGCCTTAAGGCGCGACAGGATGACGCAGAGGAGGTCGTCCGGCAGCGCGCTCAGCCGGTCATCGCctgcgtcaccgccgccgccgtctgcaTGGCGTGGACGCTTCGGCGCGGCAGAGGGCCCAAGCATTTCCGTTGTTCTGGATTGCTGCACGCAGTAGGTCGGGGAGACAACTAATCTGCTGGGTGTCTCTGCGCCGCCGCCATGACTATGGAGAAAGATGGGATCGGGAGTGAGGACAATGACGGATGAGAGAGACAGCCTAGTGGTGGGCTGCACCCTAGACAACGTGTTTGGCGATATTTGGGAAGGAAAATGAGAGTTTAAAGGAGGGAGTTGTATTGAGACTAGACATGGGATGAGTCATTTTATTCCCAATTCTCTGTTTGGTGTGTGATAGGAATTATGTGTGAGAATATGAGAAGAAATTGTACTCCCTTTGGCTCGTGGGAATTGACATGAGACTAGACAAGCAAAGTTAGGATGAAGGGTTAAGATTGGCTCACTAAAATAATTTCCATCCAACTCTCACCCCCTCCCCTGTTAATAAAACGGTGGAAGTTGAAGTCTCAAGTCCCATACCTATTCCCTTGAATTCCCAATGCCTCCAACCAAACAATAGATTTGAAGTTTCGTATCCCTTCAATTCTCATTCTCTAACTCTAATTACCCCCAACCAAATACGCTGTATGTACTAACGGGCCGGCCCTTTCTATctcatttttctttctttattatgTGCCTGTGTTGTCTAAAAAAAAGCATCTGCTCGTGCGTTGTTGCATGGAGTGGGGCGCATAGATTTTTTACTGCCTGACAAAATAGAGATTAATAGCTATTTATTTGTTTACATATCGTGAATTATTGCTATTTATTTGGTTACTGAAGATGTCTGGCCGGTATTAGGATTTTACCATGAGAATGGATCATGAATTTATTGCTATACTATAGATTGATCTGATTTATTGGTTTACTAAAGATTTGTTTTGAGAATCAAGGATTCTTTTCGAGTTTCCATTTCTTTATTTGGAATCTGGGCTCTTCTATCTTTGACTTATTTTTTggcttattatttatttatttcattttgatttttttcgtcTTCCTTTATCCCTATCCTCTAGGTACAGCGTTTTGCATCAATAGAAAACCTTTTTCTCTGTATGAAACTATATTGTTCCTTTCCAACTTCTTCTCGAAACTTCCTAAGAATAATCCCGAATTGAATCCAAATTTGATGTGTTAATGTGACCTTATCTATGTCGTTAGGCACTCTTCAAATAGGAATCCATTTTCTAACTAGCTTTCGCGCTTTGGTGAGTTGCCCGAGATCTTTTTAATAACCTAATGTTGTGTCGAAGGGATATCTATATGATTCGATCATTTGGATAAGACCCGCGGTAGCAATAGAACAGGGAAAGTATACAGAAAAGACAGCTCTTTTCAATTTCGATTATCTATATATTACTTTGTTTCTATTTCCAGATATATATTTCTATATATTAGTATTAGTTAGTAGTACTATTAGTTACCGATTCCAGCTCTTTGAGTTCTTTCTTCCATGATGAATTGTCGGCACTAGTCCTACATTTTTTCTCTGTGGACCAAGGAGAAAGGGAGCTCAGCAAGAATTGGATTGTACCATGAGAGAAGCACGGAGGTCAACCTGCATCAAATGTGGAACATGGATTCTGGCAATGCAACGGAGTTGGGTCCTCATACCGATCCGAATGAACCAGTCTTTCTACAAAGGTCAACCTTTGTCTATTAGGCAAGAGGATAGCAAGTTCTAAAATCTGTCTCGGTAGGACATGCATTTCTATACTATGAAATTCATAAATAAAAATGAAGTAGTTAATGGGAGGGCTACCCTAATCCTTTTTCTTGTATGTGTTCCTAAGACAAGTAATATGTTCTCATGTTTCGAGGTATCAAGAAAAGGGCGTGGAAAATAGATAGAAACTCTTGAATTGAAATTGAAAAGGAATGCAACCTTCTTCCTTCATCTCCTACCCATTCAAACCTGCGATGGCATGAGGCAATAGAATCCGCGGCCAGGGTCGGAGCAGGAGCGGCCCAAAGACCAACACCATCAAGGAGTGGAACAAGAGGAAGCCTAGCTCCTCCGCCGGTGAGAAGAAAGAGAAGGAGGCAAGCGTCATTTCAGTTCAACTCAAAATTGAGATACATTGGAATATTCCGCTCCCCTTTTCCATTGCCACGATCATAGACAACCATGATCTTTGCCAGCAAAGCTGTACATGGATGTCTTTGAGTTTTTTTAGACATATGTCCTTGAGTTTTACAAGTGATTGGCCTCTGGTTCATCTTAATTTTATTTGAAGTTGTCCGTCTTCTTGTTGAGACTCTCTTTTCGATGCCCACGGGCGTCAAACTGACGCGCTGACGCACAAGGCGGTCGCAAATGAGCTGGCCCATTAAGAGGTACTGTAGCGAgccattttttgtttttattactTTCTTTCAAATTTTATTTTTCCTCTTTttgcacctttatatatatatatatatatatatatatatatatatccctaatATATAAACGTTTTAAATATATGGTGAAGTTTTCAGAATATACACTAATTTGTTTTCATAATTGTTGAACTTTTTGAATATAGTGGATATTTTCTATAATATACGGTTAATCTTTTTaatataatgaacatttttaatatatgttgaacatattttaaatacacaatgaattttttttgtaatatatggtgaacatttttgtaatatgcAGTGAACTTTTTCATAATATACggtgaaattttttgaaatacacatTGAACTTTTTTGTAATACCTGGTGAACATTATTGCAATACACGATGAACTCTTTCAtaatacatggtgaacatttttgtaatatatgatgaacattttcataATACGCAGTGAACATTTTGTATAACACACGGAAAAATAACCAAAAAGGAGCAGGAAAATATAAAACCGGAACAAAACTCAAAAAGGAAAAACGGAACCAAAACAGAAAAATGGAAAACCAGAACAAaaccgaaagaaaaaaaaacaggagAAAAACCAAAACATGGAAGAAGAAGTAAAACATCAGCGAACGAAGCAATCACGTGACCCCCGTAGTGGGCCAGCCCAACTGGCTCCGTTGCGGGCTGTTTGCTCGACAGCTTGCCGCTCGCGGGCTCGGGCTGACTTGTGACCAGGGCAATTTGGGCTGCACGGAGGAAGACAATTCATGAAGATATCTTTCAGTCTCCACACGCTACATCTACGTTCATTAATAAATTTTTGTCAGAGTTGGAGATAGTCAACAAAAGGGAGATGCAAGCTGTACCACGGAGAGCTATGCGGAGTGCAACCTGGGTACCGCCAAACCAAGGTTGTGTTAAGATCAATGTCGACGATGCAGTGGCCGTGAGGAGGAAGCATGGTGCAGTGGGTGCAGTCTGTAGAGACTAACATGGCACTTTTCTGGAGGCCTCGGCGATCGTTTTCAAGCACATCACAGATCCTCAAACGCTCAAAGCCCTAGCTATAAGAGAAGCTCTCTCTTTAGCGTATGATCTATATGCACGACATATACAGGTTGCCTCTGACTGCAAGGTGGTGGTTGATGATCTGCATCATGGCAAGCTAGCTACTTATGGAGCTGTTCTTCGTGAGATATCGGACCGcttgtctagttttttgtcatgtAATATAGGTCATGAATTTAAGAGCTCAAACTATGAAGCTCACAATAAAACATTCTCTCTCCCTCGCGGTTggtcgccatgtttggttaggccaggCGGGAGATCTTCATTTCGTCCCTGTAAATATTGTGACGGGTTAATAATGTTTCGcgagattgtctcaaaaaaaaaaaacagagcaCTACCAAAACTTTGTTGTTCCCTAAAAAAACTCAAAACTTTGTTGTTGTTGCTAAAAAAACCAAAACTATGTTTTCCCGAAAAAAAACTAGCAGAGTGCTGGAATCATGGAGTATGGCTCCATCCACATTCACAGGGGTTTATGCTCCTGTGCTTACGTTTAAAGCCATGAGATTGTGCGGTGCATTACGAGCAAACAGAATCATTCTACGCCTGGATGATGATGTTCGACagtcccgcaaaaaaaagaaaaaaaagatgatGATCAACAGGTACTAGTACAGTAGAAGCCCCTGCATTGTTGCAAGACTCCACAACAGCTACACCAGACCAGACCAGACATCGACTTGAATGAATACGTAACACAACGATCGATCACAAAGCACAACACAAATCCTAATAATCCCTTGATGCTAGTACTAGATTTCAGCCAACGAACGAAATTCTTCCCTGCCTAGTACCACTAATTGGTTATGCCTatgcggcgacggcggtggcgcaCTCGACGTCGCTGGCGCTCACCCTCTTGGCCTTGACGGTCTGCTTGTACGAGTACCGGGCGGCGACGAGCACGTAGAAGCCCAGGTTGACGGCGGAGATGGCGGCCAGCAGCCAGTAGAAGAGGTCCAGCCTGCTCCGGCTCAGGTCCTTGCCGAACCACCCGTCCCGCCGCCCGCCGTGCGAGCTCACGTGGTCCGCCGCCGCGATCACCAGGCTGCTCAGGAAGCTCCCGGCGCCGATCACGCTCAGGTACAGCCCGATGCCCAGGCTGCGCATGCTGTCGGGCACCTGGTCGTAGAAGTACTCCTGCAGGCCCACCAGCGCGAACCCGTCGGCCACGCCCATCAGCGCGAACTGCGGCACCAGCCAGAACACCGACATGGTGGCGGTGGAGTGCAGCCGGCGACGCTCGACGACCGCGGCCACGGCCATGGCCACCACGGCCAGCGCCATGCCGACGCCGATGCGACGAAGGACGCTGAGCCCGCGCTCCGTCCCAGTCACGCGGCGCAGGCACGGCTCCAGCACCTTGTCGTAGAGCGCCACGGTGGCGATCATGGCGACGGCGGCCAGCGCGAAGATGGACGCCGGCGGGAGCACGAAGTGGGCGCCCATGCGCCGGTCCATCACGCTGCCCTGCTTGACGAAGAAGGTGGACACCTGCGCCGTCGTGATGCCGAACGGGAGCGTGGCCACCCAGATGGGCACCATCGACACCACCAGCTTCGTCTCCTCCACCTGCGTCAACGTGGCCAGCCGCCAcgccccgcgccgcccctcgccATCATGCTCCACGATTGCCGCCTTGTCGAGACACCGGAGCTGGTCGGTGTGGCAGAGCAGCCTCTTCTTGCCGCCGTCCTCCTCGTGCAGCTCGCCGACGTCGGTTGGCAGCCGAAGGCGCCGCTTCCTGACGGCGGCCACGACGACCCGCAGCATCGGCGTGAGCGGGCTGCCCTGCGGCACCCTGTACCGGTACGTCCGCCACCCCGCGAGGTACACCACGAGGGAGCACCCCATGACTGCAGCGAGCAGCACCGTGGCGGCGCCCCATCCGACACGCTCCTGGACATACACGACGACGGTGACCCCGAGCAGGACCCCGGAGCAGAGCGCGCAGTTCCACCAGTTAAAATAAGACATCTTCTGCAGCCGCTCCCCGGTGTGGCCGTCGTCGAACTGGTCACCGCCGAAGCTCTCGAGCGCCGGCTTGTGGCCGCCGGTGCCGACGGACACGAGGTAGATCCCGACGAAGAAGAGCGTCTCGTGGATCCGGGGCACCGAGCCGCCGGCCGGCCTGAGACCCGGCGTCAGCTGCGCCACGGCCAGCAGGACGAGGCCAAGGAGGTAGACGACGGTGGAGTAGAGGACGGTGCGGAAGCGGCCGAGGTATGAGTCGGCGAGGAATCCCCCGAGGAGCGGCATGAGCGTGGTGACGCTCATCCAGTAGTTTGAGTTCTCGGCGGCGACCTTCATGTCCTGGTGCAGCACCTTGGTGAGGTAGATCATGAGGCTGGTGGCGATGCCGAAATAGCTCAGCCGCTCGCTGAACTCGATCACTGCCAAAACAATAGACACTGCCATTAACCAAAGTAGCAAACGGACAGAGACAGAAACAGAACAGAGAGATCTGACAGAGGAACTTACGGATGATGAACATGGCGGCCTTCCAGGAGCCGGTGGCGGCGCGGAGGGGCGGGCGGCCGCGGTGGTCGACGGAGGAGTCGTCCACCCACCGCTCCTCCTCGGCGCCATGGCGGAAGCTTAAACCCAGGTGCTGGTGGTGCTTGGTCATCGCCGAATCAATGCGTTTCCAGACGACAGAATCGCGGCCGGCTGGTTTTCTTTCTAATTCCAGCACGTAGTCGACTGGTGTGTGGTCGCTGGCGGTGTGAGGCTGGGAAGAAAAGGTGGCGCTATAtaggcgcgcgcgcgcgtgtgggGTAGCACAGGAAGCGCGGCCGCTAGTGCGGCATGGCCCGAGCGAAGCAGGCAACAGAAACTGCGGGACGAAAGGGAGGGAGCATCGCCATCgcctgtgtgtgtgtgtctgtgtgcgcACGCGTGGATCGAATCGGCGAAAGGAGGGCTTGCTCCTCAAGTTCTCTTCTTTGTGAGACCACGGACGGCCAACGAATCGGCTGGAGGAGGATTGTTTTTCGTTTCGTGGTTTTTTGTGTGTGTCTATTTGCAGAAGTCTCACACCTGCACTGGCAGCTAGTAAGTGTAATCGCAGCAAATTAGGCAGTAAGTAAATGCTCCGGCCCCGGAGTAATTTACACACGTTTTACACATTGGCGTTACTTTGACCTGTTATTAATACGGCAGTTGCAAGGCGAAAATGCACGATGGCAAACCCATCTCATCCATCATGGCCAAACCTCTCTATGCACCTAGGAGTAGCAATACATTGATATAGCAGTTAATTAAAACATACTAAAATCTAGATATGCACCTGCAGGTTCGTGGAAAGTTCTGAAATCCCACGCTAAATAAACAAAATCTGGATAAATCTGACGGCATTAATGTTGGAAAATTAATTTTGACTGTGCGCTTTCCAGAAGGTGTGATGCACTGGGACTCCGAGGCGGTGCGTGTACGCTAGCGGCTAGTCCGTCCGAGGGATCCCCGTCCGAGACAGCTGACCCTGCACCAGTCGTCGGGTGTCCGTTGAATGGGGAAGAAACGGACATGCTTTGCCAGGAGGAACGTCAGTGTTGACTTGCATGTGACAGCAGGAGTAGGAGCGTACGTATATGTATTCCAGAAATATAGCAGTAATGTATATACATTCACTCTTCTCATTTAACACCAGCACTGCACAGCACACGCCAGCCACCGTATTATTCGTTCATTTATTTGGAGGGAGTATCAATGTAGAGTATAATACGCCAGTACAGCACACACCAGGAGTATTGCGCTGGCTCTGACTTTTGCATGCGCGGCGCGGCACGAAAAGCACGTGTTCCATGCATGCGTTTCTTCTGCGGGCGGGCCCGGACGCCGCATCGGACGGCCGGTGATGCGTGGAGGGCGTGGCAGTGACGCCTCCGAGCGCCGTCGGCCGTCCGATGAACGGTGTGTCCTCTCCTCTTTGCAGATGCTCCATCCATCCACTTGGTCATGTGATGTGGTCGATGGAGCTGCGTGTGATGCGATTCAGATGGATGGCTGGCTGCATATGTACAGTTGGCGGTTCGGGGCGAGTGCATGGTCCGGGGTTTGCTTCAATCTCTGACGAGCTAGATAGATAGCACAGCGTTTCATAAACAAAATTCtgagatttttttttgagaaatacacACCGCTTCATATATTTCTTGGGTCTTCATCTGCAATGGGCCTGTAGGACGGTATGACGGCCCAAAGCACAAACCGACTTAGGGGGCCACGGGCCGGCCTGCGTGGTCCAAAACGAGCCCTTCAAAACTAATTTACTCAAAATCACTAGTTAAGGTCACCACTTGC encodes the following:
- the LOC123108251 gene encoding protein NRT1/ PTR FAMILY 5.7 produces the protein MTKHHQHLGLSFRHGAEEERWVDDSSVDHRGRPPLRAATGSWKAAMFIILIEFSERLSYFGIATSLMIYLTKVLHQDMKVAAENSNYWMSVTTLMPLLGGFLADSYLGRFRTVLYSTVVYLLGLVLLAVAQLTPGLRPAGGSVPRIHETLFFVGIYLVSVGTGGHKPALESFGGDQFDDGHTGERLQKMSYFNWWNCALCSGVLLGVTVVVYVQERVGWGAATVLLAAVMGCSLVVYLAGWRTYRYRVPQGSPLTPMLRVVVAAVRKRRLRLPTDVGELHEEDGGKKRLLCHTDQLRCLDKAAIVEHDGEGRRGAWRLATLTQVEETKLVVSMVPIWVATLPFGITTAQVSTFFVKQGSVMDRRMGAHFVLPPASIFALAAVAMIATVALYDKVLEPCLRRVTGTERGLSVLRRIGVGMALAVVAMAVAAVVERRRLHSTATMSVFWLVPQFALMGVADGFALVGLQEYFYDQVPDSMRSLGIGLYLSVIGAGSFLSSLVIAAADHVSSHGGRRDGWFGKDLSRSRLDLFYWLLAAISAVNLGFYVLVAARYSYKQTVKAKRVSASDVECATAVAA